In the genome of Triticum urartu cultivar G1812 chromosome 5, Tu2.1, whole genome shotgun sequence, one region contains:
- the LOC125507571 gene encoding DEAD-box ATP-dependent RNA helicase 29 — MPVFPCSLCGGHGRCSTNCLRCGRRSRLPAGGSAHALERDGSTHGAVKTLAGDGNDQPGPQSHQHLLLRSPHAISPPRLRPKALNPNHLSSPLRRPPPRLPPMAPSGKSSPSADAAASSTADRKPWRRPQMKSKAAGKKKAAQAAHNKKPKSGGFESMGLCEEVYRGVRHKGYRVPTPIQRKAMPLILAGLDVAAMARTGSGKTAAFLVPMLQRLRHRDPGAGIRALILSPTRDLATQTLKFTHQLGKFSDLKTGLIVGGGSMESQFEVLADNPDIIIATPGRFEHILSMVDDLSLRSVEYVVFDEADSLFSLGFAEQLHKILHKLSDTRQTLLFSATMPKALAEFAKAGLRDPQVIRLDLDKKISPDLKLAFFTLRQEEKLAALLYLVRERISSEEQTMIFVSTKYHVEFLNILFREEGLEASLSYGAMDQEARTIHISRFRARKTMLLIVTDVAARGLDIPLLDNVVNWDFPAKPKLFIHRVGRVARQGRTGTAFTFVTSEDMPFLLDLHLFLSKPLRPAPTEEELLKDMDGMNLKINQSLADGETIYGRFPQTILDLCSDGVKEVISGCTDLIALEKPCANAFRLYLKTRAMPSKESVRRAKDLPREGLHPIFRDVLRPDEISAIAFSERLKSFRPKQTILEAEGEAARSRSSKGSNQWLDVMKKKREVHEGIINLVHEQSGDLATKEEDTENISNWEKKEVCGKKRKSQSFRDEDHYISSVPQNQHSEAGLSVKGNEGFVQDRLDAAVLDLVDDETSGMQAQKTRYHWMKNKFVKLNNGDRVTSTGKIKTESSAKLKASKDIYKKWQQKSHRAISSGGKDGAEGGSSTPAGYQRGNRRYPAAGRGRSSIPNADVPSEIRNPQQMRKGRQEKAMQNLRRNERSAKDGKSPGKFQKNRRPNGSGRDDKFQDSRAQKSRRPDGKGKGGGKGNAKGFGKGKGKGKGNPKGRGTR; from the exons CCCGGTCCACAAAGTCACCAGCACCTCCTCCTCCGCAGCCCGCACGCCATCTCGCCGCCGCGGCTGAGACCTAAAGCCCTGAACCCAAACCATCTCTCGTCTCCCCTCCGCCGCCCCCCGCCCCGCCTCCCACCCATGGCGCCCAGCGGTAAGTCCAGCCCCTCCGCCGACGCCGCGGCCTCCTCCACGGCGGACCGCAAGCCGTGGCGGCGGCCGCAGATGAAGTCGAAGGCTgcggggaagaagaaggcggctCAGGCGGCGCACAACAAGAAGCCAAAGTCGGGCGGGTTCGAGTCGATGGGGCTGTGCGAGGAGGTCTACCGCGGGGTGCGCCACAAGGGCTACCGCGTGCCCACGCCCATCCAGCGCAAGGCGATGCCGCTCATCCTCGCGGGGCTCGACGTCGCCGCCATGGCCCGCACGGGGTCCGGAAAGACCGCCGCCTTCCTGGTGCCCATGCTCCAGCGCCTCCGCCACCGCGACCCCGGCGCCGGCATCCGCGCCCTCATCCTCTCCCCCACCCGCGACCTCGCCACCCAGACGCTCAAGTTCACCCACCAGCTCGGCAAGTTCTCCG ATCTAAAAACCGGCCTAATTGTTGGTGGAGGTAGTATGGAGAGTCAGTTTGAAGTATTGGCTGATAATCCCGATATAATAATTGCAACACCTGGTAGGTTTGAGCACATCTTGTCAATGGTTGATGACTTGTCACTGCGATCGGTAGAATATGTTGTATTTGATGAAGCGGATTCCCTCTTTAGCTTGGGGTTCGCCGAGCAGTTACACAAAATTCTACACAAGTTGAGTGATACAAGGCAAACATTGCTCTTCAGTGCTACTATGCCGAAAGCCCTCGCAGAATTCGCAAAAGCTGGCTTGCGTGATCCTCAAGTCATAAGACTTGATTTGGACAAAAAGATCAGCCCTGATCTGAAGCTTGCCTTTTTCACACTGCGTCAGGAAGAGAAACTAGCTGCTTTGCTGTATTTGGTCCGGGAGCGTATCAGCTCTGAGGAGCAGACAATGATATTTGTTTCAACGAAGTATCATGTAGAGTTCTTGAATATTCTTTTCCGAGAAGAGGGCTTAGAAGCTTCCCTTTCCTATGGTGCCATGGATCAAGAAGCCCGCACTATTCACATTTCAAGATTCAGGGCAAGGAAGACCATGCTACTTATAGTGACAGATGTTGCTGCAAGGGGTCTGGATATTCCATTGCTTGATAATGTAGTGAACTGGGACTTTCCTGCTAAACCAAAGTTATTTATTCATAGAGTTGGCCGAGTAGCTCGGCAAGGTAGAACTGGTACAGCATTTACATTTGTCACTTCAGAGGACATGCCATTTTTACTGGACCTACATCTCTTTCTTTCAAAACCTCTTAGACCTGCTCCAACGGAGGAGGAACTGCTGAAAGACATGGATGGAATGAATTTAAAAATCAACCAATCTCTTGCTGATGGGGAAACGATATATGGCCGTTTTCCTCAGACAATACTTGATCTTTGCTCTGATGGAGTAAAAGAAGTCATCAGTGGATGCACAGATCTGATTGCATTGGAAAAGCCATGCGCTAATGCTTTCCGCTTGTATCTGAAGACCCGTGCTATGCCTTCAAAAGAATCTGTCAGAAGGGCAAAAGATTTGCCTCGTGAAGGTCTTCATCCAATTTTCAGAGATGTTCTTAGACCAGATGAAATTTCAGCTATTGCGTTCTCGGAGCGGCTGAAATCATTTCG GCCAAAGCAGACTATTCTAGAGGCTGAAGGTGAAGCTGCTAGATCAAGAAGTTCTAAA GgtagcaatcaatggctagatgTGATGAAGAAGAAAAGAGAAGTCCATGAGGGAATCATAAATTTGGTGCATGAACAGTCTGGTGATCTGGCAACAAAG GAAGAAGATACAGAAAACATTTCTAATTGGGAGAAAAAAG AAGTTTGTGGTAAGAAGCGGAAGTCACAAAGCTTTAGAGATGAGGATCACTACATAAGTTCAGTGCCTCAAAACCAA CATTCAGAAGCTGGGTTGTCAGTAAAGGGAAATGAAGGATTTGTTCAAGATAG ATTGGATGCTGCTGTCCTTGATTTAGTCGATGATGAAACTTCTGGAATGCAAGCCCAGAAAACTCGATATCACTGGATGAAG AACAAGTTTGTCAAGTTGAATAATGGGGATCGTGTCACTTCTACAGGAAAG ATTAAAACAGAAAGCAGTGCAAAGTTAAAGGCGAGTAAAGATATCTATAAGAAATGGCAGCAGAAGTCACATAGAGCAATCAGTTCTGGTGGAAAAGATGGTGCAGAAGGAGGCTCATCTACACCAG CTGGCTATCAAAGAGGAAACAGAAGATACCCTGCAGCCGGTCGCGGACGTTCGTCTATACCAAATGCTGATGTGCCATCGGAGATAAGAAATCCCCAACAGATGCGGAAGGGCAGGCAGGAAAAGGCGATGCAAAATCTGCGCAGGAATGAGAGATCTGCAAAAGACGGTAAATCTCCCGGGAAGTTCCAGAAAAACAGGAGGCCTAATGGATCTGGAAGAGATGATAAATTCCAAGACAGTAGAGCCCAGAAGAGCCGAAGACCAGACGGGAAAGGGAAAGGGGGCGGAAAAGGGAACGCCAAAGGGTTTGGTAAAGGtaaaggaaaaggaaaaggcaACCCCAAAGGGAGGGGTACCAGGTGA